From the genome of Pseudomonadota bacterium, one region includes:
- a CDS encoding Fic family protein — MPRRVTGRYERATVGGEEVAAFFPYALPPADPPIVVDAALAERLRGAEQALVRLELAGEMVPSLDWFIYAFVRKEAVLSSQIEGTQATLVDLLTFEAQEGAEQSAAPNADVEEVCNYLDALAYSRAQLADPKGLPLSMRLLSETHQRLMRGVRGAEKLPGEVRRSQNWIGGSRPGNAAYLPPPPHALGEVLGAFEKYLHGGDSLPPLVRAGLLHVQFETIHPYLDGNGRIGRLLVTLLLEHWKLLTKPLLYLSLFFKRHREDYYRRLNAVRVEGDWEGWLDFFLDGVATIADEAVASARELFALVAADRARVLAQEGMSVVALRLFELLPRHPVVTVASVMKLVETTKPTAGRGIELLVAAGILVETTGKKRDRSFVYRGYLDRLRVGTELDGASRTRT; from the coding sequence ATGCCCAGACGAGTCACCGGACGATACGAGCGGGCCACCGTGGGTGGGGAGGAGGTCGCGGCCTTCTTCCCGTACGCGCTGCCGCCCGCGGATCCGCCCATCGTCGTCGACGCCGCCCTTGCCGAGCGCCTCCGTGGAGCTGAGCAAGCGCTCGTTCGCCTCGAGCTGGCTGGGGAGATGGTCCCGTCGCTCGACTGGTTCATCTACGCGTTCGTCCGCAAGGAGGCCGTGCTCTCGTCTCAGATCGAGGGGACACAGGCGACCCTCGTCGACCTGCTCACGTTCGAGGCCCAGGAAGGCGCCGAGCAGAGCGCTGCGCCCAACGCCGACGTCGAGGAGGTGTGCAACTACCTCGACGCGCTCGCGTACTCGCGCGCCCAGCTCGCCGACCCAAAGGGCCTGCCGCTCTCGATGCGCCTCCTGAGCGAGACGCACCAGCGGCTCATGCGCGGCGTCCGCGGCGCCGAGAAGCTGCCCGGCGAGGTGCGTCGCAGCCAGAACTGGATCGGTGGAAGCCGCCCCGGCAACGCCGCGTACCTGCCGCCACCTCCGCACGCACTCGGCGAGGTGCTCGGCGCGTTCGAGAAGTACCTGCACGGAGGCGACTCTCTGCCGCCGCTCGTGCGCGCCGGGCTCCTGCACGTGCAGTTCGAGACCATCCACCCGTACCTCGACGGCAACGGTCGCATCGGGCGCTTGCTCGTGACGTTGCTGCTCGAGCACTGGAAGCTGCTGACCAAGCCACTCCTTTACCTGAGCCTCTTCTTCAAGCGCCATCGCGAGGACTACTACCGTCGCCTCAACGCGGTGCGGGTCGAGGGCGACTGGGAGGGGTGGCTCGACTTCTTCCTCGACGGGGTCGCGACGATCGCCGACGAAGCGGTCGCGTCCGCCCGGGAGCTCTTCGCACTCGTGGCCGCGGATCGCGCACGCGTGCTCGCGCAGGAGGGGATGTCCGTCGTCGCGCTGCGGCTCTTCGAGCTGCTGCCGCGCCACCCAGTCGTCACCGTCGCATCCGTGATGAAGCTGGTGGAGACCACCAAGCCCACCGCGGGACGTGGGATCGAGCTGCTCGTGGCCGCGGGCATTCTCGTCGAGACGACCGGCAAGAAGCGCGACCGCTCCTTCGTGTACCGGGGCTACCTCGATCGACTCCGGGTTGGAACCGAGCTCGACGGCGCCTCGCGAACCAGGACGTAG